The Archangium primigenium genomic interval AGAAGATGATCCAGATGCCGGTGGAGATCGCCATTCCCGACTACCGGGAGTTCGAGTTCGCCCGCAACGGCTTCATCCCGCTCGTGTACCGCAAGGGCACCGGCGAGGCGACGTTCTTCAGCACCCAGTCCATCAAGCAGGCCCAGAAGTTCAAGGACCCCAAGGACTCGGAGAACGCGCAGCTCGTCACCAACCTGGCCTACACGTTCTCGATCACCCGCCTCGCGCACTACGTGAAGAGCATCATGCGCGACAACATCGGCAGCACGGCGGATGCGACGTACGTGCAGCGGCAGATCGAGTCGTGGCTCGCGGGCTACGTCACCACGGTGACCAACCCCGACGATTTCACTCTGCGTCGATTCCCCTTCAAAGCCATCAGCGTCCAGGTAGAATCGCGGGCGGGAGAACTCGGCTGGTATGACTGCAAGGTGGCCGTGCTGCCGCACATCCAGTTCGAGGGCCTGAATGTGGAGCTGATGTTGGAGTCCCGCCTGGGATAGCTGGGCGCTCGTCGTAGTCCCCCACCCATCAACAGCAGGAAGGTACAATGCCTCAATTCGCGCGTTCCTTGAATGTTTCCCAGGGCTTCAACTTCCGGAAGGACAAGCAGGCGGCGGTCGGTTTCGTCACCGAGATGACCGTGGGCGGCGTGGCGCTCAAGGCCGATCAGGAGACGGTGCTGGATCCCGCCAACCCCAGCGCGGCGCTGTCCGGCGGCGTGGTGGGCGTGCTCGGCCACTACCTGTGGGAGCTCGGCACCACGGATGCCATGTACCTGTCCGCGCAGGTCTCCACCGAGAACAAGATGCAGCTGAGCGCGGCGCTGCTCGGTGACATGACCGACATGTCGGTCACGTTCAGCTACGTCGTCTACGAGTACGATCCCATCGAGAAGAAGTACTTCCTGTCCAACAAGGGCGAGAAGCTCGAGGGCATCCTCGAGAAGAACGGCGACAGCCTGAACCTGACGGTGGCGGACGACGAGTCCACCGAGGTGCAGTCGCCCAAGAACTTCACCCTTCAGATGGGCATCAAGCCCCAGACGAAGGAGCAGACGATCGAGATGGCGACCGGCTTCCAGAAGAACGTCGCCAAGAAGTGGGGCATCACCGCGGGGAGCTAGTCGCTCACCGCTCACGTCAGGATTCCACGACATGCAGCGCTTCAAGCTCGCGCGGGTCCGCTGGCAGGTTGGCCAGACGCTCCTTCCCGAGCACTTTCGCGCCCAGGATGAAGCCCTTTCGTCGGAGGCGCGGCTGCATGCCGAGTTGTCCGGACTGCCTCAAACGGGCATCGCCTCGCTCGCCTGGAGCGAGGCGATGCTCGCCGAGGGCAGCCTGTCCATCGCCACCATGACCGCCGTCCTGCCGGGAGGCTTCCTGGTGGATGTGCCCGGTAACGCCGCGCTGCCGTCCTTCTCGCTGGAGGCCACCGGGCGCGCGGAAGTCACCGTCTTCCTGCACCTGCTGGAGGACACCCGCGGCGCCGAGGGCGTGCCGCTCTACGCCGATGAGCCGCCCACCGTGCAGCGCGTGCTGCGCCGGTTGATGCTCTCGAGCGAGCAGTCCGCGGAGCGCGCGCTCTCCACGCTGGAGCTGGCGACCTTCTTCAAGGACGTCCAGGGCGCCTGGCACGCCTCGCCCCGCCGGGTGCCGCCCCTGTTGCTCGTGGGGCCCAATCCCTTCCTGGAGGAGTTGCTCGGCGAGCTGGACTCGCTGCTCGAGAAGGTGCACGGCCAGTTGCGCACGCTGCTGCTCGACAGCTACCAGCGCGGCGAGCGGCTCGCCAGTGCCCGGCGGACCTTGCTGGAGGTGCGCCGCCTGCAGTCGCTTCGCTCCGACATGCGGGGCGGCATCTGTCCGCATCCCCACGCGTTCTTCGATCTGCTGCGCCGCCTCTACTTCGAGACGTGCTGCTATCTGGAGCAGGAGCCCGGCGAGACGCTCCCGGCCTATCTGCACGAGGACCTGGGCCAGGGGTTGTGGGGCTGGATGGATCTGCTCAACCGCGTCTTCCGGCCCGAGGACACGCGGCTCACCTACAAGCCCTTCGAGCAGCGCGACGGGCAGTTCGTGCTCTCGCCCCTGCCCGAGCTGGAGGAGGGCGCCTCGAGCGAGCTGTACCTGCTGGTGCGGGGCGCGGATCCCAACAAGCCCCCGTCCATGGAGGGCGTGAAGGTGGCGAGCCCCGCGCGGCTGCCCACGGTGCGCCGACTGGCCCTCCGGGGCATCGCGTTCCAGCACGTGCCGCACACGTCCTTCCCGCACGCCTTCGGTCCGGAAATCTCCTGGTACAAGCTGGCGATGGGCGAGGAGTGGCAGTTCGCCCAGCGCGACAACGGCATGGCCTTCTACGTCACCCCCGCGCTCCAGGGCATGCAGGTCTTCCTCTTCTGGCGCAGGGCTTGAGATGGCGCGTCCCTCGTTCCTCGACAAATTCATCCCGCCCGCCCATGGCTCGGACGCCGAGGGGGAGCTGGTGCGCGTGCGGCAGAACCTGGAGTCCGTGCTCAACACCAAGGAGGGGTACGGCTACTTCGTCGAGGGCTTCGGGCTGGGTCGCTACACCGAGCGCTTCGGCACCCGGGAGTTGATGCAGACCCTGACGGACGAGCTGCTGCATGTGGTGCGCCACCAGGAGCCGCGCCTGCAGGAGCCGGAGCTGGAGCTGCGCGGCCGGGACTCCGGGTTGTGGTTGCACTTCGTCCTGACTGGCATGCTCCACGGCGCTCCGTGTACCCTGCGTCTTCTGTTTCACACCGTGAGTGGACAGGTCCGGGTGGACGAAGAGGACGAGGAGCGTTGATGGAGCGCGTCTTCCAGGATCGACTGGCGGTCAGCCTGACCCTGCGCATGGGCGGCAAGACCCATGACATCGACGCGGGCCACCTCAAGCGCTTCACCCTGGAGCTGTCCAGCTGGGGGTTCGAGGGCGAGGTCGAGTTCGTGTTGACGGACAACCAGGCCAAGGGGGGCCAGGACAAGGACGTCCTGTTGCCGGACTTCCTCAAGCCCGACCTGGTCGAGGTGTCGCTCTCGCTGTCCGCCGTGCTCCCGGAGACCTCGGCCAAGCCCACCCACACCGCACTGGAGCTCAAGGGGCTCGCCACCGACAAGACGCTCGTGGAGGAGAGTGTCGCCACGGACGCCTCGGAGGTGGTGCTCCATCGGCGCTATGGGCTGCGCTTCCAGGACGCGGCGCGGCTGCTGTGGCGCCAGCACCACCCCTGCGCGCTCTACACGTCGAAGACCGTCCGGGACATCCTCGAGGAGCACAAGGGCGAGAAGATCGCGCTCGCCTACGATTGGGACGCGGGCCTCGGCGCCACGCACCCCATGCTCTTCGTGGGGCTGGAGCCCGGCAGTGGCATCAGCTTCTATGACTGGGTGCTCTGGTACGTGCACGAGCACACGGGCGTGTTCACCTACGACTACGCCGCCCACGGCTACAAGTTCGCGGGCGCCAAGGAGGCCTCGGGCACGCCGATGGCGCTGCACGCGGACAACCTGGCCGGGCTGGAGGTGTTGCTGCCCGAGATCATCCGCCACGACGTGACGGTGCTCAACGCCACGGCCGAGAGTCCCCAGACCCAGGTGGTGAGCCAGAAGAACGCCGTGACCGGCATCCGTCAGGACGTGCTGCTGTGCACGCCCATCGCGGACGAGATGCAGGCCCAGGTGAACCTGGAGACGGCGCGGCTCAAGGCGCGCGAGCCGGAGCTGGAGCTGGTGTGGCGCTCCTTTCCGGAGAAGGCCTTCACGCCCGGCGCGCTCGTCAAGCTGCCGGCGAGCGCGGCCTGGGGCGCCGCGGGCGTGGCCCAGGACGCCGTGCTGCGCGTGCGCGGCCTGCACCTGTGGGGCGAGGTGACGGAGGAGCAGGGGAGCGAGGAGGTGTACGGCGATGACGCCGCCCTGTTCACCTTCGGCATGTCGACCCGGCTGGAAGCCAAGGAGAATGCCCACGTGGAGCTGCCCGCCTGGCAGCCCCCGCGCTACCCCCGCTACGTGGAGGGCTTCATCGTCAGCGAGCAGGGCGACACCAAGGACGAGACGTGGCAGGCGTACACGGACTCGGCCACGTCGCTGGACGGGTACAAGGTCAAGATTCCCCTCTTCGCCAACCAGATCATCCCCACGCCCTTCAACCCCAACCTGCTGCCGGGCCACTTCTACTTCCCCGCCTACAAGGGTGAGCGGGTGTTGGTGGGGCTGGGGTTCCAGAAAGCGTGGATCAAGCGCTTCCTGGACTGGCGCGCGGGCGCGCGCATGCCCCAGGATGGGCAGGGCGTGCAGCTCTTGGTGGGCAAGACCCCGGAGAATGGCACCGCGCTCAAGCACTTCTACGCGGACGACAAGCCCGTGTTCCTCATGCAGCGCACCCACGACAAGGACACCCAGAAGATCCAGCTCAACGAAGGCACGCTGCTCATCCAGGTGAAGGAAGAGCCGTCGTAACAGGACAGCGGAGCCGCGGGCTCCCCACCCACGAGGCGAGGAACCATGGGCAAGCTCGTCTGCACCGTCGAACTGGACAAGGAGAAAGGCGTCACCGTAAAGGTGGAGAACGCCGATGATCAGATCACCCAGACGGTGGTGATGGACGGCACGAGCATCACCATCACGGTGAAGGGCTCCTCGGAGACGAGCACCTACGTCCAGAAGCAAGACAGCGTCACCATCACCTGCAAGGACTTCACCGTGGACGCCACCGGGACGCTCACCCTCAAGTCGCAGAAGGAGTCGAGCTGGACGAGCCAGGACACGCTGTCCTTGGAGAGCACCAAGGACATGGCCTTCACCTCCAAGGCCAAGCTCACCCAGAGCGCGACCCAGGACGCCAAGCTCACCTCCAACGCCAACGTGGCCGTGGAGGCCGCGTCCAAGCTGGACATGAAGGCCATGCAGACGAGCCTCACGGCCTCCGCGGGCGACAACAAGCTGGAGGGCGTCAACCTGAAGATGGCGGGCACGGCCCAGGCGGAGCTGTCCGCGCCCATGACCAAGGTGGCCGCGCAGGGCAAACTCGGGCTCGAGTCCTCGGGCCTCGCGGAACTCAAGGGCTCGATGACCACCGTGGGTGGTTCGCTCGTGAAACTGGGGTGAGTGGGCGGTGAGCGACGCATCCGAACGCATCTACCTGGACTACTTGAACGAGCTGGACGCGCTCGAGCGCTTCCGGCAGCGCTTCCTGGAATCCCATCCCACCGTGCCCCTGGACCGGGAGGATCCGCATGTGCGGCGCCTCATCGAGTCCATGGCGTTCTTCTCGGTGCAGACCCGCCTGGCCACGCAGCACAACCTGCGCTCCACCTGGCTGCGGCTCTTCTCCTCCTTCTTCGACTTCCTGCTCAAGCCCCTGCCCGCGGTGGGCCTCGTGCAGGCCCTGCCCGCGGAGAAGATGACGGAGACGCTGGAGCTGGCGCGGGGCACCGAGCTGCGGCTGACGCCCTCGCATGGGGCGCCGGGCACGTTCCGCACCCGGCGCGCGCTGCGCGTGCTGCCCATCGCGCAGCAGGGCGCCGAGGTCGTCCGCCTGGCCGATGGCCGCTGGCGGCTCATCCTCCGCTACGCGTCCGCCTTTCCCCGGCGGGATCCCGTGGGCGTGTTCAGCCTGCACGTGCGCCACCTGGACGAGTACCGACCCTCGCTCGCCGTCTTCCACGCGCTGCGCCAGCACCTCAAACAGGCGAGCGTGGTGTACGACGCCCCGGCCAATGACGGCACGCAGGGCCTGCCGTGTGAGTTCGCCTTCGGCGGCAGCCCCCCGGAGCAGGAGGACTCGGCCCGCTACGAGCACCCCGTGCAAGCGGTGCGCTCCTTCTTCCAGATGCCCGAGCAGGGCCTCTTCCTGCACGTGACGGTGCCCTCGGCGCGCAAGGAGTGGAGCCGCTTCAGCCTGTGCCTGGACCTGGACCGCGCCTGGTCGGTCGGCCGCTCGGCGCATCCGGACTTCCTCCACCCCTTCGTGGTGCCCGTGGAGAACCTCAAGGCCGAGCCTGCCCAACCCATCAGCGCGGATGGCACCCGCTCGGAATACGCCATCCGGGGGATGTCCGCCGGCCGGGATTCCCAGCTGCACTCCATTACCGGGGTGTTCGTGCTGGGTCGCTCGGGGCGCATGCCCATGCGTCCGGCCTTCCTACCGGGCGAGGGGCCAAGCTACGAAGTGGATGAGGGTCTCGACGAGGAAATGCGCCCGCGTCACAGTCTGCTCGTGCGCATGCCCGAAGCCTTCTCCGAGCCCAGCAAATTGTTGGTGGATGCCCTGTGGTACCAGCCCCAGTTCGTCTCCAACGCCGTGGGCCGGGTGACGGTGTCCACGCCGGGCCGACACGTGGAGGGGTTGGGGTGGCAGCTCGTGGGTCGGCTCCAGCCGCACCGGGACAGTGGCCTGCGCCATGACGTGGCGGGCCTCACGCGGCTGCTGGCCTGGAAGGTCAAGTCCACGCTCGAGCGCGATGAGCTGGCCGCGCTGCTCAACTACCTGGGCACGCCCGTCGAGGAGCCCTTCCGCCGCGTCCTGCCCTGGCTGCGCGAGCTCAAGGCCACGGTGGCGCCGGATGGGGCGCTGCGCGGCGCGGGCCTGCTGCACGTCTACGAGATCCTCCTGGAGCCCTTCGACGCCAGCGCCGAGCCCCTGGTGGCGTGTTTCCTGGAGCAGGTGCAGCGCCTGTTGAGTGCCTGGAATGGCGAGGCCACGGTGGTGCTGCGCGCCTCCGTGGCCGGGGCGGGTGCCTTTCCCCTGGCGGTCTCCTCATGAAACTCGAGCATTGGCAGAACATCCTCCGGACCTACCGGCAGGTGCGCGCCCTGTTGGATCAATCGCTGCCGCCCGAGCCCGCCTCGGCGCAGGAGCGCATCCAGGTCCGGGTGGGCGCGCAGGGCCTGGCGCTGTTGCAGCAGCAGCTGCTCTTCGACGTGGACGCCCTGCGCGCGGCGCTGGGGGCGGCCTACGGGGAGCAGGAGCTGGAGGAGGCGCTGCGGCCCTTCGTCTACCTCATCGACGAGAAGGTGCGGCGCCGGCTCGCGGACGAGGAGCAGATGGAGTGGCCCATGCTCCAGTTCAAGCTGTTCGGCACCGACGCGGGCGGCGATCGCTTCTACGAGCTGGCCGACGAGAAGCTGCAGCAGCGCACCGCCTCGGCGCTCGTCTTCGAGATGCTGCACTTCTGCCTCACCGCGGGCTTCGAGGGCCGCTACGAGGGCAACACCGCCCGGCTGCGCGAGTACAAGACGCGGCTGGCGGCGCGCATCCCCAAGCCCGAGGCCATGCCGGCGCCGCCGCCCGTCGAGGCCCAGGCCCCGCTCGTCCATGCCTTTCCCTGGCGCTACTACGCGGCGTCCTCGCTGTTGGTGGTGACGCTCCCCGTCATCCTGTGGTGGTTGTCGCGATGAAGGACAAAGTGCAGACGACACGGGAGGCCCCCGGGGCCCGGGCCCAGCTGGCCCGCCTGGAGCAGCTCA includes:
- the tssK gene encoding type VI secretion system baseplate subunit TssK, with protein sequence MQRFKLARVRWQVGQTLLPEHFRAQDEALSSEARLHAELSGLPQTGIASLAWSEAMLAEGSLSIATMTAVLPGGFLVDVPGNAALPSFSLEATGRAEVTVFLHLLEDTRGAEGVPLYADEPPTVQRVLRRLMLSSEQSAERALSTLELATFFKDVQGAWHASPRRVPPLLLVGPNPFLEELLGELDSLLEKVHGQLRTLLLDSYQRGERLASARRTLLEVRRLQSLRSDMRGGICPHPHAFFDLLRRLYFETCCYLEQEPGETLPAYLHEDLGQGLWGWMDLLNRVFRPEDTRLTYKPFEQRDGQFVLSPLPELEEGASSELYLLVRGADPNKPPSMEGVKVASPARLPTVRRLALRGIAFQHVPHTSFPHAFGPEISWYKLAMGEEWQFAQRDNGMAFYVTPALQGMQVFLFWRRA
- a CDS encoding GPW/gp25 family protein, whose translation is MARPSFLDKFIPPAHGSDAEGELVRVRQNLESVLNTKEGYGYFVEGFGLGRYTERFGTRELMQTLTDELLHVVRHQEPRLQEPELELRGRDSGLWLHFVLTGMLHGAPCTLRLLFHTVSGQVRVDEEDEER
- a CDS encoding type VI secretion system baseplate subunit TssF; this translates as MSDASERIYLDYLNELDALERFRQRFLESHPTVPLDREDPHVRRLIESMAFFSVQTRLATQHNLRSTWLRLFSSFFDFLLKPLPAVGLVQALPAEKMTETLELARGTELRLTPSHGAPGTFRTRRALRVLPIAQQGAEVVRLADGRWRLILRYASAFPRRDPVGVFSLHVRHLDEYRPSLAVFHALRQHLKQASVVYDAPANDGTQGLPCEFAFGGSPPEQEDSARYEHPVQAVRSFFQMPEQGLFLHVTVPSARKEWSRFSLCLDLDRAWSVGRSAHPDFLHPFVVPVENLKAEPAQPISADGTRSEYAIRGMSAGRDSQLHSITGVFVLGRSGRMPMRPAFLPGEGPSYEVDEGLDEEMRPRHSLLVRMPEAFSEPSKLLVDALWYQPQFVSNAVGRVTVSTPGRHVEGLGWQLVGRLQPHRDSGLRHDVAGLTRLLAWKVKSTLERDELAALLNYLGTPVEEPFRRVLPWLRELKATVAPDGALRGAGLLHVYEILLEPFDASAEPLVACFLEQVQRLLSAWNGEATVVLRASVAGAGAFPLAVSS
- a CDS encoding DotU family type IV/VI secretion system protein, which translates into the protein MKLEHWQNILRTYRQVRALLDQSLPPEPASAQERIQVRVGAQGLALLQQQLLFDVDALRAALGAAYGEQELEEALRPFVYLIDEKVRRRLADEEQMEWPMLQFKLFGTDAGGDRFYELADEKLQQRTASALVFEMLHFCLTAGFEGRYEGNTARLREYKTRLAARIPKPEAMPAPPPVEAQAPLVHAFPWRYYAASSLLVVTLPVILWWLSR